Sequence from the Pyrobaculum neutrophilum V24Sta genome:
TACACGGCGAGAAGGGGGGATGTCCTCAGGCTTCCGAAGACGGGCGTGGTGAAGATCGATGTGGGCGCGCAGAGGGATGGCTATATTGTTGACGCCGCCGTGACTATCGCCGTCGGCCCCGTGTTTTCGAACTTGGCTAAGGCCGCGAGAGCGGCGTTGGAGACCGCGTTAGGCGCCGTCAAGCCGGGGGTTAAGGCGTGGCAGGTGGGCGAATCGGTGGAGAGGGTCATCAAGAGCTTTGGGTTTAACCCGATATACAACCTCACAGGCCATAAGATCGAGCGGTACATACTGCATGCGGGGTACGTCGTGCCCAATTACCCGGACAAGACAGCTTCGCAGGCGTTTGCCGTCGGCGATGTGTATGCCGTAGAGCCGTTTGCCACAAACGGGGAGGGCTATGTGACAGATGGGAGAGATATCACCATATATAGGCTCGTCCGCATGAGACACAAGACGCATCAACACGTCATCGATGTGGTAAGCGCCGAGGCCGGACCTCTGCCGTTCTCTCCACGATGGTTTCCACAGCTCTCCGATGCCGATATAGAGAGCGCTCTGAAGGCCGGCGTGTTGCAGGGGTATGAGGTGTTGGTGGAGAGGTCGAGGGGGTATGTCGCACAGTTTGAAGACACCGTCTACGTGAGCGAGGACGGGGCTGTGCCTCTTGCGCGGACGTTGGAGCTTCTGTAGCTCCTGCGGGAGGCCTTTTTGTCTCATCGGCGTAAAGTTTTTATATACACAATTTTTGTAAAGCCATGAGCCAGGCGGTGTTAACCCAGATAGGCGGCGTGCCAGTGCTAGTGTTGAAGGAGGGCACGCAGAGGGCTTTCGGCAAGGAGGCGCTCAGGCTTAACATAATGATAGCCAGAGCAATTTCCGAGGTAATGAGGACGACGCTGGGTCCAAAGGGTATGGACAAAATGCTCATCGACTCCCTCGGCGATATAACGATCACGAACGACGGCGCGACGATCTTAGACGAGATGGACGTACAACACCCCATAGCGAAGCTGCTCGTAGAGATCTCGAAGTCTCAGGAAGAGGAGGCTGGAGATGGCACCACGTCGGCGGTTGTCCTCGCCGGGGCTCTCCTCGAGGAGGCTGAAAAGCTTCTCGATAAGAACATCCACCCGACGGTGATAGTAAGCGGATTTAAGAAGGCGCTTGACGTGGCGACTGAGCACCTACGCAAGGTCGCCGTCCCCGTGAACAGAAACGACGCCGATACCCTGAAGAAGATCGCGATGACGTCCATGGGAGGCAAAATATCCGAAACTGTGAAGGAGTACTTCGCCGACTTGGCCGTGAAGGCGGTGCTCCAGGTCGCCGAGGCCAGAGATGGGAAATACTACGTCGACCTTGACAACATCCAGATAGTGAAGAAGCACGGCGCTTCGCTCCTCGACACACAGCTGGTATACGGCGTTATCGTGGATAAGGAGGTCGTCCACGCCGCCATGCCTAAACGCGTGGTAAACGCCAAGATAGCGCTACTTGACGCCCCGTTGGAGGTGGAGAAGCCTGAGATAGACGCCGAGATTAGAATAAGCGACCCGCTTCAGATGAAGGCCTTCCTTGAGGAGGAGGAGAAGATCCTGAAGGGGTATGTGGACAAGCTCAAGGCTTTAGGCGTAACCGCTCTGTTTACCACCAAGGGCATAGACGACATCGCGCAGTACTACCTAGCCAAGGCGGGTATTCTCGCCGTGAGGAGGGTCAAGCGTAGCGACATAGAGAAGCTCGTCAGAGCAACGGGAGGGAGACTTGTCACAAGCATTGAGGATCTCACCGAGGCCGACTTGGGCTTCGCCGGGCTTGTCGAGGAGAGGCGCGTCGGCGATGAGAAGATGGTGTTTGTTGAGCAGTGCAAGAACCCGAGGGCCGTCTCCATACTTGTGAGAGGCGGCTTCGAGAGGCTTGTGGACGAGGCCGAGAGAAACCTCGACGATGCGCTCTCCGTCGTGGCCGACGTCGTGGAAGAGCCATACATACTACCCGCCGGAGGAGCCGCCGAGATCGAAGCTGCTAAGGCGGTGAGGGCCTTCGCCACAAAGGTGGGTGGGAGAGAGCAGTACGCGGTTGAGGCCTTCGCAAGAGCTCTTGAGGCTATACCGAAGGCCCTCGCCGAGAACGCAGGTCTCGACCCCATCGACATATTGACTGAGCTCACACACAAGCACGAGCAGGCCGACGGCTGGAAGTACGGCCTCGACGTGTACCAAGGCAAGGTGGTAGACATGGCGGCGCTTGGCCTCATAGAGCCTCTGACAGTTAAGCTCAACGCTCTAAAGGTAGCGGTAGAGGCTGCGTCGATGATCCTCAGGATCGACGAGATTATAGCCGCATCTAAGCTAGAGAAGGAGGAGAAGAAGGAGGAGGGAAAGAAGGAGGAATCTGACTAGGTTTTTCACGTCTTTCTCCAGGCCACTACAATCAATAACACTACCAACATTATTGCTATGTCTTTATGTAATTATTAGATGAGGTACTACCACCGCTATTGAGGGGGCGTAGGGTACAATCCTGACTTCACCGTTTTGTGTTTTATACTGTAGAGGGGGGCGGTTATACGTAAATATGGCCTGTGCCTCTGCAGAAGGTGATTTCGGGAGGTGGCGCCGCAACTAGGCTTTAAGTACTATTAAGCCGCCGGGCCTCCACCAACTTAGCGACTCCGCCGGACACCTCTATAATTTTCGTGGCGTACTTCGCCGCCGTAGACCGATGAGATATAACTACGACTATAGGAACAACTTTTCTCAACGCATCCAGCACCCTCTCCTCCACCTCTTGGTTTAGGCCGGAGGTCACTTCGTCCAACACCAGTAGCTGGGGTTTCCTCAATAGAGCTCTCGCTATCAGTACTCTCTGTCTCTGGCCTTCTGAGAGCTCTGAGCCCCCCTCGCCGCATTTTTTGTCCAGCGGGAAGTCTATCTGGGCTAGCTCGGCGGCTCTCCTCACCTCCTCCTCTGGGAAGTCCTCCCAAAGCGTGATGTTCTCACGTACAGTGGCGTCGAAAATATAGTCGTCGTTACCCACGTAGATGGCCCTCGGCGCCTTGATCTCCCCCTCCAGAGGCTTTACCAAGCCCGCCAAGGCCTTTCCCAACGTCGACTTACCGCTACCAGTAGGCCCGCGCACCCACACGAAATCCCCCGGCCTAAAGACGACGTCAGCGCAACGCAACACCACAGTTCCGTTGTAGCCCAGCGTAACTCTCTCAACTACTACATGCGCTTCTCCACGCGCTGGCGCTTCAGCCACAACAGCGTCGAGGTGCGGGGCTACTCTTTCAAACGACCTCTTGAGCTGGTAGTATGAACCTGATTTCATCACTATTTGGGCAAGCGGCTCAAATGCCTCTACCAGAAGGGTTCTCATAGCTACGGCCGCGCCGACGGTGGCAACTCCCTGTAGTGAAAGGAGCAGACCGAGGCCGAAGGCGAGGTTAGGCACGCCGTATGTGATGGCGTTGGCGCCGAAGCCGAGGGATTTTGAGTATAGCTCATACTTTTTGTACCCGGCGAGCCACCTCTCCGAGGCCTCCAGCAGGATTTTGGGCAAGGCCCTCACTCCGGCTCTGTAGAGGCTGTGGGCCCCGTCCACGACCTCCTTAATTCGCCTAAACCACTGGCTGTAGAGCTCCCTCTCCCTCCTCCCCCACTCCAATATGGGCGGCCCAAGCTTCTTCGCCACTAAGAGGTACAAAGCTATTAAGGGGGCCACGAAGATGGTGATCTCCGGCGATATGTAGAGCGAC
This genomic interval carries:
- the map gene encoding type II methionyl aminopeptidase, giving the protein MLRVLRQVGDVVHRALKYAIDLAQAETPVLEICEKVEGFIRANDAKPAFPVNVSINEVAAHYTARRGDVLRLPKTGVVKIDVGAQRDGYIVDAAVTIAVGPVFSNLAKAARAALETALGAVKPGVKAWQVGESVERVIKSFGFNPIYNLTGHKIERYILHAGYVVPNYPDKTASQAFAVGDVYAVEPFATNGEGYVTDGRDITIYRLVRMRHKTHQHVIDVVSAEAGPLPFSPRWFPQLSDADIESALKAGVLQGYEVLVERSRGYVAQFEDTVYVSEDGAVPLARTLELL
- the thsB gene encoding thermosome subunit beta, with the translated sequence MSQAVLTQIGGVPVLVLKEGTQRAFGKEALRLNIMIARAISEVMRTTLGPKGMDKMLIDSLGDITITNDGATILDEMDVQHPIAKLLVEISKSQEEEAGDGTTSAVVLAGALLEEAEKLLDKNIHPTVIVSGFKKALDVATEHLRKVAVPVNRNDADTLKKIAMTSMGGKISETVKEYFADLAVKAVLQVAEARDGKYYVDLDNIQIVKKHGASLLDTQLVYGVIVDKEVVHAAMPKRVVNAKIALLDAPLEVEKPEIDAEIRISDPLQMKAFLEEEEKILKGYVDKLKALGVTALFTTKGIDDIAQYYLAKAGILAVRRVKRSDIEKLVRATGGRLVTSIEDLTEADLGFAGLVEERRVGDEKMVFVEQCKNPRAVSILVRGGFERLVDEAERNLDDALSVVADVVEEPYILPAGGAAEIEAAKAVRAFATKVGGREQYAVEAFARALEAIPKALAENAGLDPIDILTELTHKHEQADGWKYGLDVYQGKVVDMAALGLIEPLTVKLNALKVAVEAASMILRIDEIIAASKLEKEEKKEEGKKEESD
- a CDS encoding ATP-binding cassette domain-containing protein produces the protein MKSYWYYVLEFTKRYWIDEVVIFSLWGAMIILGVVQALFIKQVIDAVVYGVRDASALVLQIAAVVGIAFSIPVLNFLSEYRAAVWTQRAIIDVSHRIVHSTVLSPGNSRGEVLSRISGDVLNVVLYLALPLDVALQAARFLAVVAASLYISPEITIFVAPLIALYLLVAKKLGPPILEWGRRERELYSQWFRRIKEVVDGAHSLYRAGVRALPKILLEASERWLAGYKKYELYSKSLGFGANAITYGVPNLAFGLGLLLSLQGVATVGAAVAMRTLLVEAFEPLAQIVMKSGSYYQLKRSFERVAPHLDAVVAEAPARGEAHVVVERVTLGYNGTVVLRCADVVFRPGDFVWVRGPTGSGKSTLGKALAGLVKPLEGEIKAPRAIYVGNDDYIFDATVRENITLWEDFPEEEVRRAAELAQIDFPLDKKCGEGGSELSEGQRQRVLIARALLRKPQLLVLDEVTSGLNQEVEERVLDALRKVVPIVVVISHRSTAAKYATKIIEVSGGVAKLVEARRLNST